In Aminobacterium sp. MB27-C1, a single genomic region encodes these proteins:
- a CDS encoding sigma-70 family RNA polymerase sigma factor translates to MKSRDKELWNRYVNNHTEAIREEVVKRYLPLVKYVAGRMAVSPPPGLDYEDLLSFGVFGLLDAIDRFDLEKGVVFETFAVPRIRGAILDELRKYDWISRTGREKLQKLNRAMDKILQEQGTIKDSVLMNELEMDEKTYRETLELASRSYIVSLDEVMALDDGDVTREGLLADESPSALALLEDSEEVDKVAHALQKLPEREQQVIAFYYYEGLTLKEIGSVLGVTESRVSQLHGKALVALRGMLQAK, encoded by the coding sequence CCGAAGCTATCAGGGAGGAAGTTGTTAAACGTTATCTTCCTCTCGTTAAGTATGTGGCAGGTAGAATGGCTGTGTCTCCTCCTCCCGGCCTTGATTATGAAGATTTGTTGAGTTTTGGAGTTTTCGGTCTCCTTGATGCAATTGATCGCTTTGATCTTGAAAAAGGCGTTGTTTTTGAAACATTTGCTGTTCCGAGAATCCGCGGAGCTATTTTAGACGAACTCCGCAAGTACGATTGGATTTCTAGAACGGGAAGAGAGAAGTTGCAAAAATTGAACCGTGCTATGGATAAAATTTTGCAAGAACAAGGAACCATTAAAGATAGTGTGCTCATGAATGAGCTTGAAATGGACGAAAAAACATATAGGGAAACACTTGAACTCGCAAGTCGAAGTTATATTGTATCTCTTGATGAAGTTATGGCTTTGGATGATGGAGATGTAACCCGTGAGGGGCTTCTTGCTGACGAGTCGCCATCGGCGCTCGCGTTGCTTGAAGATTCTGAGGAAGTAGATAAAGTTGCACACGCTCTACAAAAGTTGCCTGAGCGGGAGCAACAAGTTATAGCTTTTTATTATTATGAAGGATTGACGCTGAAAGAAATTGGAAGTGTCTTAGGAGTTACTGAATCAAGAGTATCCCAGTTACACGGAAAGGCTTTGGTAGCATTACGGGGGATGCTTCAGGCTAAGTGA
- a CDS encoding DUF342 domain-containing protein, with protein sequence MEEVPLHLEFREDGVYISMVSESEPSLKDVVDILKKNGVNNYDGDKINTFLKEKSLEPFKVAEREAEEERDAVVEVQISSDSLTAEIRIFPPSGEKPWPTVEDLKKILEDKGVTFGIKDSALRQVIDSKRVEDWIVVAKGEPAINGKDAEIDFAIQFGQAKPVIADEKDRIDYKNVNSITIVLKNQLLATKTSPTEGKNGMTVRGIPLVAKAGRDRSLPSGKGTVVSEDALSLYSAIDGHLVLANGKLNVVPVFNVEGDVDYSVGNINFIGAVSVKGAVREGFEIVSSGDVDVQGVVEGAYLSSGGNISLSGGVRGMGKAKIEADGDIAANFIDQCTVISKGTVRIKNAILHSDVSANNSVIVQEGSKAQIAGGKVQAGIEVVCLHLGSEMGTKTEVVVGVLPEYNEKRRELQALKGELQEKATKVETNLNFLKKIESAGELDRPKRELLISLTKAKFQVQSQLSKCIQELESVESSIEASRAHGAVRVKGICYPGVSVTIRGVRHIVREEQRFVAFVYEAGEVRIKPYDY encoded by the coding sequence ATGGAAGAGGTACCTTTACATCTGGAATTTCGTGAAGATGGAGTATATATATCGATGGTATCCGAAAGTGAACCATCACTTAAAGATGTTGTTGATATACTCAAAAAAAACGGCGTGAATAATTACGATGGAGATAAAATTAACACTTTCCTTAAAGAAAAATCGTTAGAACCCTTTAAAGTTGCAGAACGCGAGGCGGAAGAAGAACGCGATGCCGTTGTGGAAGTACAAATCAGTTCTGATTCTTTAACAGCCGAGATAAGAATTTTCCCACCTTCTGGGGAAAAGCCCTGGCCTACAGTGGAAGATCTGAAAAAAATACTTGAAGATAAAGGCGTTACGTTTGGAATTAAAGATTCTGCATTGCGACAAGTCATAGATTCCAAAAGAGTTGAGGATTGGATTGTCGTTGCCAAAGGGGAACCGGCAATTAATGGGAAAGATGCAGAGATAGATTTTGCCATTCAGTTTGGACAAGCTAAACCCGTGATTGCAGATGAAAAAGATCGCATTGATTATAAAAACGTGAATTCTATAACTATTGTTCTAAAAAATCAACTTCTCGCAACAAAGACTTCTCCGACAGAGGGAAAGAATGGAATGACTGTTCGAGGCATACCCCTTGTAGCAAAAGCAGGGAGAGATCGTTCTTTACCTTCTGGCAAGGGAACTGTTGTTTCGGAAGACGCGCTCTCTCTTTATTCTGCAATAGATGGTCATCTCGTTTTAGCTAATGGCAAACTGAACGTTGTTCCGGTTTTTAACGTCGAAGGTGACGTTGATTATAGTGTAGGTAATATCAATTTTATTGGAGCAGTTTCAGTTAAAGGAGCGGTGAGAGAAGGGTTTGAGATCGTTTCTTCAGGTGACGTAGACGTACAAGGAGTTGTTGAAGGAGCGTATCTTTCTAGTGGTGGTAATATTTCACTTTCTGGCGGAGTTCGGGGCATGGGAAAGGCAAAAATAGAAGCTGATGGGGATATAGCTGCTAATTTTATCGATCAATGTACAGTCATATCTAAGGGCACGGTAAGAATAAAAAATGCAATTTTGCATAGTGATGTTTCAGCGAATAATTCCGTTATAGTGCAAGAAGGATCCAAAGCTCAGATAGCAGGTGGAAAAGTTCAGGCCGGAATAGAAGTAGTTTGTTTGCATCTTGGAAGTGAGATGGGAACCAAAACAGAAGTCGTTGTTGGTGTCTTGCCTGAATATAATGAAAAAAGGCGAGAACTTCAGGCTCTTAAAGGTGAGCTTCAAGAAAAAGCCACCAAGGTAGAGACAAATTTGAATTTTCTTAAAAAAATAGAGTCGGCAGGAGAACTTGATCGACCTAAACGAGAGTTGCTCATATCTCTTACAAAAGCGAAGTTTCAAGTGCAGTCTCAACTTTCAAAGTGCATCCAAGAGCTAGAAAGTGTCGAGTCTAGCATTGAAGCAAGTCGAGCTCATGGAGCTGTTCGAGTGAAGGGAATTTGTTACCCTGGGGTTTCTGTCACTATACGAGGTGTTCGACATATAGTGCGTGAAGAACAGCGGTTTGTTGCTTTTGTCTACGAAGCTGGTGAAGTTCGAATAAAACCTTACGACTATTAA
- a CDS encoding S1 RNA-binding domain-containing protein yields MVEEKRSDQAPVHVGDTVECEVEQIMPYGAFVRLSTGQRAMIHISELSYSYVKKVEDVLELKQKIKAKVIKIDEKNRIDLSLKKMEEPPSVASSAPKETEDSFEKKLSNFLKVSDQKIADLNSKLNNAKANKKRSKKSK; encoded by the coding sequence ATGGTAGAAGAAAAGAGGAGTGACCAAGCTCCTGTACATGTAGGGGATACGGTCGAATGTGAAGTGGAGCAGATCATGCCTTATGGCGCTTTTGTACGTCTTTCGACAGGACAGAGAGCGATGATTCACATTTCGGAGCTCTCTTATAGTTATGTTAAGAAAGTGGAAGATGTTCTTGAGCTCAAGCAAAAGATTAAGGCGAAAGTAATCAAGATTGATGAAAAAAATCGAATTGACCTTTCTCTTAAGAAGATGGAAGAGCCACCTTCTGTTGCGTCTTCCGCTCCCAAGGAAACAGAAGATAGCTTTGAAAAAAAGTTATCTAACTTTCTAAAAGTCAGCGATCAAAAAATAGCCGATTTGAATAGCAAACTAAACAACGCAAAAGCCAATAAAAAACGGAGTAAAAAAAGTAAATGA
- a CDS encoding DUF501 domain-containing protein: MIDMITGQGSLSSPGLYWFFAKKDMDVVKRQMVSRKFQQKIVASVACRCCWGAPQVLYCRPFYKKTPFPTSFWLTCPYLVAKCGELESQHGVSRLEEYLQKNVSLRRWISYHIQHINVRLALLSSSEKRYFQKRRPELWRAITQGGVGGIQNKNSFTVKCLHLHVASWLALGTHPAEEWFRQHIEMTDCKTPNDYSCIARGGVLDVEGTF, translated from the coding sequence ATGATCGATATGATAACAGGCCAGGGGAGCTTAAGCTCCCCTGGCCTGTATTGGTTTTTTGCAAAAAAGGATATGGATGTAGTAAAGCGTCAAATGGTTTCTCGTAAGTTTCAACAGAAAATTGTTGCATCTGTTGCGTGTCGCTGTTGTTGGGGAGCCCCTCAAGTTTTATATTGTCGGCCTTTTTATAAAAAAACGCCCTTTCCAACTTCTTTTTGGCTCACCTGTCCTTATTTGGTTGCCAAGTGCGGAGAGCTAGAATCCCAACACGGAGTGAGTAGATTAGAAGAGTACCTTCAAAAGAACGTTTCTCTTCGCCGTTGGATTTCATATCATATCCAGCACATTAATGTACGTTTAGCCTTGCTTTCTTCGTCTGAGAAGCGTTATTTCCAAAAAAGACGTCCTGAATTATGGAGAGCCATTACTCAAGGTGGGGTCGGGGGAATTCAAAATAAGAACTCTTTTACAGTGAAATGCCTTCATCTTCACGTTGCTTCTTGGTTGGCTCTCGGAACGCATCCAGCAGAGGAATGGTTTCGCCAACATATAGAAATGACAGACTGTAAAACACCTAACGATTATTCATGTATTGCCAGGGGAGGGGTACTTGATGTGGAAGGGACGTTTTAG
- the argH gene encoding argininosuccinate lyase has product MWKGRFSEQTAEIVLNYTQSLDLDWCLAPFDIKGSLAHAKMLVSVGILSSEEGQKIEEGLSLILKEIEDGCFTPSIELEDVHMNIEHRLIEILGPLGAKLHTGRSRNDQIATTLRLYLRNRLKLIHKGMCILLETILKKAYAHRDIIIPGYTHLQQAQPISMGQYWMSHFQAFRRDMIHLQAALDALDDCPLGAGALAGSTLALDRFNTASALGFKRPTENSLDSVAHRDYLLDYHYFAAVFAVHCSRLAEDFIIYNSQEFGWLKLPDAYCTGSSMMPQKKNPDVLELTRGRVGQVVGHLVDMLIMLKGLPLTYNRDLQEDKRGLLASLSVILSMVGILPDFLSHVDVDERKATSKMENGMVLATDVAEYLVRKGIPFRDAHWKAGQLVRYCVDNERSLFDLSLSEWQAIIPEVEEDIMPLLSLKASVSRRKTYGGTSFDSVEKQIDNGYHWLSSEKSKYSPES; this is encoded by the coding sequence ATGTGGAAGGGACGTTTTAGTGAACAGACGGCAGAAATCGTATTAAATTACACACAATCTCTTGACCTTGATTGGTGCCTGGCTCCTTTTGATATTAAGGGAAGTCTTGCTCACGCCAAGATGCTAGTATCTGTTGGAATCCTTTCTTCAGAGGAAGGTCAAAAGATAGAAGAAGGGCTTTCCTTGATTTTGAAAGAGATAGAAGATGGATGCTTTACTCCTTCTATTGAGTTGGAAGATGTACATATGAATATTGAACATCGACTCATAGAAATATTAGGCCCACTGGGAGCGAAACTTCATACTGGGCGAAGTCGAAACGATCAGATTGCTACTACTTTACGTCTTTATTTACGCAACAGATTGAAATTAATACATAAGGGAATGTGCATTCTTCTTGAAACTATTCTTAAAAAAGCCTACGCTCACCGTGATATTATCATCCCAGGATATACTCATTTGCAGCAGGCCCAGCCAATAAGTATGGGACAATATTGGATGTCTCACTTTCAAGCCTTTCGACGTGATATGATCCATCTACAGGCAGCTTTGGATGCTCTTGATGATTGCCCTCTGGGTGCAGGAGCTTTAGCCGGATCTACGCTTGCTCTGGATCGTTTTAATACAGCGTCGGCCCTCGGTTTTAAAAGGCCGACAGAAAATAGTCTGGATTCTGTCGCCCATAGAGACTACTTGCTAGATTACCATTATTTTGCGGCAGTTTTTGCCGTACATTGCAGCAGACTCGCAGAAGATTTTATAATTTATAACAGCCAGGAATTTGGGTGGCTTAAACTTCCAGACGCATATTGTACAGGGTCAAGCATGATGCCACAAAAGAAAAATCCCGATGTGCTTGAGCTTACACGAGGTCGGGTTGGGCAAGTAGTTGGGCATTTAGTTGATATGCTCATTATGCTTAAGGGCTTACCTTTAACATATAATCGCGATTTGCAAGAAGATAAACGAGGACTTTTAGCTTCGCTTTCAGTTATCCTTTCTATGGTGGGTATATTACCTGATTTTTTATCTCATGTAGATGTAGATGAACGAAAAGCTACTTCGAAAATGGAAAATGGGATGGTTCTTGCTACGGATGTTGCGGAATATCTTGTTAGGAAAGGTATTCCTTTTAGAGATGCCCATTGGAAAGCGGGACAGCTTGTTCGTTATTGTGTGGATAATGAACGATCACTTTTTGATCTATCTTTGTCAGAATGGCAAGCTATCATACCGGAGGTGGAAGAAGATATTATGCCTCTTCTTTCATTGAAAGCAAGTGTGAGTAGACGCAAGACATACGGTGGCACATCCTTTGATAGTGTCGAGAAGCAAATTGACAATGGATACCATTGGCTTTCCTCAGAAAAAAGTAAGTACAGTCCAGAATCCTGA
- the cobC gene encoding alpha-ribazole phosphatase — MVLKQILFIRHGQTDWNNEMRYQGQSDVPLNAEGLEQADRLSLRLCSCFQADLIVTSPLCRAHRTAEIIAMRQKKDQILVREDLKEIGFGKWEGLTVSEVKKRFPDEHDQWRKDPSTVIPGDGESFEAVRLRVASVLEEILQRDEEQIMVVAHGGAIRTALVDLLKVNSSLVWHMRLDNCSISSVHVFQSTIMLAFLNDATHLYVPKEFIRYIPLSS; from the coding sequence ATGGTTTTGAAACAGATATTATTTATTCGCCACGGACAAACTGATTGGAATAATGAAATGCGGTATCAAGGGCAAAGTGATGTTCCTCTTAACGCAGAAGGATTGGAACAAGCCGATCGTCTCTCTCTTCGTTTATGCTCGTGTTTTCAAGCTGACCTTATAGTAACAAGCCCTCTGTGTCGTGCTCATAGAACAGCGGAAATTATTGCGATGCGGCAGAAAAAAGACCAAATTCTTGTACGTGAGGATTTAAAGGAAATTGGTTTTGGGAAATGGGAAGGTCTTACTGTCTCCGAGGTAAAAAAACGTTTTCCCGATGAACATGATCAATGGAGAAAAGATCCTTCTACAGTGATTCCTGGGGATGGTGAATCTTTTGAGGCCGTTCGTTTAAGGGTAGCGAGTGTCCTTGAAGAAATCTTACAAAGAGATGAAGAACAAATAATGGTTGTTGCCCATGGGGGAGCAATTCGCACGGCTCTTGTTGATTTGTTAAAAGTGAATTCCTCATTAGTATGGCACATGCGCCTTGATAATTGTTCGATCTCTTCGGTGCATGTTTTTCAAAGTACGATAATGCTGGCATTTTTAAATGATGCGACTCATCTTTACGTACCTAAAGAATTTATTCGTTATATACCTCTTTCTTCTTAG
- a CDS encoding sigma-70 family RNA polymerase sigma factor, translated as MSVDYEKKQDEVRLSPEREKELWASCRTDDCAREELIVSYRPLVFWLAQKFHVSPSIYPDLVQEGMVALIKAVDKFEPERQLKFTTYAFYRIKGQMVNYLQRSEAKAPLPVDDEEMCISDDFSCDSYDLFLTLSQEIEKLPNREAEVVSEMFFKGHEAKEVAKDQGIDVSHVYRLKRSAIARLKSWIFPDHTTKKA; from the coding sequence TTGAGTGTAGATTATGAAAAGAAGCAGGACGAAGTACGACTTTCTCCAGAAAGGGAAAAAGAACTCTGGGCTTCCTGCCGCACAGACGATTGTGCCCGTGAAGAATTGATAGTATCTTATAGACCCCTCGTTTTTTGGCTTGCTCAAAAATTTCATGTTTCTCCGTCTATCTATCCAGATTTAGTCCAGGAGGGTATGGTTGCCCTTATTAAGGCAGTTGATAAATTCGAACCTGAGCGTCAACTTAAATTTACGACATATGCTTTTTACCGTATTAAGGGGCAAATGGTTAATTATTTACAACGTAGCGAGGCTAAGGCTCCCCTTCCTGTCGACGATGAGGAAATGTGTATATCAGACGATTTCTCTTGTGATTCATACGATTTATTTCTTACGTTGTCTCAAGAAATAGAAAAGCTTCCTAATCGGGAAGCAGAAGTGGTTTCGGAGATGTTTTTCAAGGGGCATGAGGCAAAAGAAGTAGCAAAAGATCAAGGGATTGATGTAAGTCATGTATATAGGCTTAAACGCAGCGCTATAGCTCGTCTTAAGAGTTGGATTTTTCCTGATCATACCACTAAAAAAGCGTAA